Proteins encoded within one genomic window of Brassica rapa cultivar Chiifu-401-42 chromosome A09, CAAS_Brap_v3.01, whole genome shotgun sequence:
- the LOC103840076 gene encoding uncharacterized protein LOC103840076, whose translation MSSRSKAWLVAATIGAVEASKDQLGLCRWNYMIRSVNQRIRNNVRSATQANRFSSSSTTVVSSGKDGDKAKQAEDSLRTVMYLSCWGPN comes from the coding sequence atgAGTTCAAGGAGCAAAGCATGGTTAGTGGCAGCAACTATTGGAGCTGTGGAGGCCTCCAAAGACCAATTAGGTCTATGCAGGTGGAATTACATGATCCGATCGGTGAATCAACGTATCCGAAATAATGTGAGATCTGCTACTCAGGCGAACAGGTTCTCTTCTTCGTCCACCACCGTCGTGTCTTCCGGTAAAGATGGTGACAAGGCCAAGCAAGCTGAGGACTCTCTCAGGACAGTCATGTACTTGAGCTGTTGGGGTCCTAATTGA
- the LOC103840079 gene encoding cysteine-rich receptor-like protein kinase 11 isoform X1, with translation MKTSSLFPIILCFVLISFGGSSVSAQTCMNNGNFRSNGTYDANRRLILSSLPSNVTDQDGFFYNGLIGQEPNRVYARGMCIPGSTLEDCSDCIKTASDGLMESCPNQTEAYWWRGEPTLCLVHYSNKSISSSANLDPRVTLTNTGDLTSNLTEFTKIWEDLLVRMIDVASTPKSTPSSSNNYYTANSAVLETFQDIYALMQCTPDLSSGDCEYCLRQSARDYQSCCGQKRGGVVMGRSCFFRWDLYTYSKASFENITVVSSPPPVNVPQAAGDGDENTTVNEKSSKGISAGIVAAITVPILVTILIVLVLGLVLCRRRKSYQRTEIETDSDISTEDSSQYDFKTIEAATNKFSSTNKLGEGGFGEVYKGKLPNGTEVAVKRLSKNSGQGTREFRNEAVLVSKLQHRNLVRLLGFCMEGGEKILIYEFVPNKSLDYFLFDFEKQSQLDWTRRYKIIGGIARGILYLHQDSQLIIIHRDLKASNILLDVNMIPKISDFGLSTIFGMEQTQGNTHRVAGTYAYMSPEYAMHGQYSMKSDIYSFGVLVLEIISGKKNSGVYKMDETSTCGNLVTYAWRLWRKGSPLELVNPAIGRNYQGNEVTRCIHIALLCVQDNPNDRPMLSTIILMLASNTVTLPVPQLPGFFTRSMHRLDPLSDELVVSSQSTNKTFPH, from the exons ATGAAGACGAGTAGTTTGTTTCCAATAATACTCTGTTTTGTCCTCATAAGCTTTGGTGGTTCATCAGTTTCAGCACAAACATGTATGAACAATGGGAATTTTAGATCCAACGGCACGTACGATGCAAATCGCCGACTCATCCTCTCCTCTCTTCCTTCCAATGTCACAGATCAAGACGGCTTCTTCTACAACGGTTTGATCGGACAGGAACCAAACCGTGTCTACGCAAGAGGGATGTGCATCCCAGGATCAACTTTGGAGGACTGTTCTGATTGTATCAAGACCGCATCTGATGGTTTGATGGAGAGTTGTCCTAACCAAACAGAAGCATATTGGTGGCGAGGTGAGCCCACGCTTTGCCTTGTCCATTACTCCAACAAATCTATCTCCAGTTCTGCAAATCTGGATCCGCGTGTAACTCTCACAAACACTGGAGATCTAACCTCAAATCTAACAGAGTTCACGAAGATATGGGAAGACTTATTAGTTCGTATGATTGATGTAGCGTCTACACCAAAAAGCACGCCGTCCTCTAGTAATAACTATTATACAGCGAATAGTGCAGTCTTAGAAACTTTCCAGGATATATATGCATTGATGCAGTGCACACCGGATCTTTCATCTGGTGATTGTGAATATTGTCTGCGACAGAGTGCAAGAGACTACCAGTCATGCTGTGGTCAGAAGCGAGGAGGCGTTGTTATGGGGCGAAGCTGCTTTTTCCGTTGGGATTTGTATACATACTCTAAGGCTTCTTTTGAAAACATTACGGTggtttcttctcctcctcctgtgAATGTGCCACAAGCTGCAGGCGATGGAGATGAAAACACGACCGTCAATG AAAAAAGTAGCAAAGGAATTTCAGCTGGAATTGTCGCGGCCATTACCGTTCCGATTCTTGTTACCATCTTAATAGTGCTTGTTCTAGGTCTCGTTCTATGCCGGAGGAGAAAATCATACCAAAGAACTGAGATTGAAA CTGATAGTGATATTTCAACTGAGGATTCATCTCAATACGATTTTAAGACAATTGAAGCTGCAACAAATAAGTTTTCAAGCACTAATAAGCTCGGGGAAGGTGGATTCGGTGAGGTTTACAAG GGTAAGTTACCAAATGGGACTGAAGTAGCTGTGAAGCGACTGTCGAAAAATTCAGGGCAGGGCACAAGAGAGTTCAGGAACGAGGCTGTTCTTGTGTCAAAACTTCAACATAGGAATCTGGTTAGGCTTCTTGGATTCTGTATGGAAGGAGGAGAAAAGATTCTCATATATGAATTTGTTCCCAACAAAAGCCTTGACTACTTCTTATTCG ACTTTGAAAAGCAAAGTCAGCTAGACTGGACTCGGCGTTACAAGATCATTGGAGGGATTGCTCGAGGGATTTTATATCTTCATCAGGATTCACAGCTGATAATCATTCATCGTGACCTCAAAGCCAGCAACATTCTCTTAGATGTCAACATGATCCCAAAAATTTCAGATTTCGGATTGTCAACCATCTTTGGAATGGAGCAAACTCAAGGCAATACCCACAGAGTTGCTGGAACCTA TGCTTACATGTCTCCTGAGTACGCAATGCATGGTCAATACTCTATGAAATCTGACATTTACAGCTTCGGAGTATTAGTTCTTGAGATTATAAGCGGCAAGAAAAATAGTGGCGTTTACAAGATGGATGAAACTAGTACTTGTGGAAATTTGGTCACTTAT gcTTGGAGGCTTTGGAGGAAGGGGTCACCATTAGAGCTGGTGAATCCTGCAATTGGAAGAAACTATCAGGGTAATGAAGTCACTAGATGCATCCATATTGCACTCTTATGTGTTCAAGATAATCCAAATGACCGTCCAATGTTATCAACTATCATCTTAATGCTCGCTAGCAACACAGTTACTTTACCAGTGCCTCAATTACCGGGTTTTTTCACAAGAAGCATGCACAGACTAGATCCTTTATCAGATGAATTAGTAGTGTCGAGTCAGTCAACTAACAAAACTTTTCCTCATTAG
- the LOC103840079 gene encoding cysteine-rich receptor-like protein kinase 11 isoform X2 — translation MNNGNFRSNGTYDANRRLILSSLPSNVTDQDGFFYNGLIGQEPNRVYARGMCIPGSTLEDCSDCIKTASDGLMESCPNQTEAYWWRGEPTLCLVHYSNKSISSSANLDPRVTLTNTGDLTSNLTEFTKIWEDLLVRMIDVASTPKSTPSSSNNYYTANSAVLETFQDIYALMQCTPDLSSGDCEYCLRQSARDYQSCCGQKRGGVVMGRSCFFRWDLYTYSKASFENITVVSSPPPVNVPQAAGDGDENTTVNEKSSKGISAGIVAAITVPILVTILIVLVLGLVLCRRRKSYQRTEIETDSDISTEDSSQYDFKTIEAATNKFSSTNKLGEGGFGEVYKGKLPNGTEVAVKRLSKNSGQGTREFRNEAVLVSKLQHRNLVRLLGFCMEGGEKILIYEFVPNKSLDYFLFDFEKQSQLDWTRRYKIIGGIARGILYLHQDSQLIIIHRDLKASNILLDVNMIPKISDFGLSTIFGMEQTQGNTHRVAGTYAYMSPEYAMHGQYSMKSDIYSFGVLVLEIISGKKNSGVYKMDETSTCGNLVTYAWRLWRKGSPLELVNPAIGRNYQGNEVTRCIHIALLCVQDNPNDRPMLSTIILMLASNTVTLPVPQLPGFFTRSMHRLDPLSDELVVSSQSTNKTFPH, via the exons ATGAACAATGGGAATTTTAGATCCAACGGCACGTACGATGCAAATCGCCGACTCATCCTCTCCTCTCTTCCTTCCAATGTCACAGATCAAGACGGCTTCTTCTACAACGGTTTGATCGGACAGGAACCAAACCGTGTCTACGCAAGAGGGATGTGCATCCCAGGATCAACTTTGGAGGACTGTTCTGATTGTATCAAGACCGCATCTGATGGTTTGATGGAGAGTTGTCCTAACCAAACAGAAGCATATTGGTGGCGAGGTGAGCCCACGCTTTGCCTTGTCCATTACTCCAACAAATCTATCTCCAGTTCTGCAAATCTGGATCCGCGTGTAACTCTCACAAACACTGGAGATCTAACCTCAAATCTAACAGAGTTCACGAAGATATGGGAAGACTTATTAGTTCGTATGATTGATGTAGCGTCTACACCAAAAAGCACGCCGTCCTCTAGTAATAACTATTATACAGCGAATAGTGCAGTCTTAGAAACTTTCCAGGATATATATGCATTGATGCAGTGCACACCGGATCTTTCATCTGGTGATTGTGAATATTGTCTGCGACAGAGTGCAAGAGACTACCAGTCATGCTGTGGTCAGAAGCGAGGAGGCGTTGTTATGGGGCGAAGCTGCTTTTTCCGTTGGGATTTGTATACATACTCTAAGGCTTCTTTTGAAAACATTACGGTggtttcttctcctcctcctgtgAATGTGCCACAAGCTGCAGGCGATGGAGATGAAAACACGACCGTCAATG AAAAAAGTAGCAAAGGAATTTCAGCTGGAATTGTCGCGGCCATTACCGTTCCGATTCTTGTTACCATCTTAATAGTGCTTGTTCTAGGTCTCGTTCTATGCCGGAGGAGAAAATCATACCAAAGAACTGAGATTGAAA CTGATAGTGATATTTCAACTGAGGATTCATCTCAATACGATTTTAAGACAATTGAAGCTGCAACAAATAAGTTTTCAAGCACTAATAAGCTCGGGGAAGGTGGATTCGGTGAGGTTTACAAG GGTAAGTTACCAAATGGGACTGAAGTAGCTGTGAAGCGACTGTCGAAAAATTCAGGGCAGGGCACAAGAGAGTTCAGGAACGAGGCTGTTCTTGTGTCAAAACTTCAACATAGGAATCTGGTTAGGCTTCTTGGATTCTGTATGGAAGGAGGAGAAAAGATTCTCATATATGAATTTGTTCCCAACAAAAGCCTTGACTACTTCTTATTCG ACTTTGAAAAGCAAAGTCAGCTAGACTGGACTCGGCGTTACAAGATCATTGGAGGGATTGCTCGAGGGATTTTATATCTTCATCAGGATTCACAGCTGATAATCATTCATCGTGACCTCAAAGCCAGCAACATTCTCTTAGATGTCAACATGATCCCAAAAATTTCAGATTTCGGATTGTCAACCATCTTTGGAATGGAGCAAACTCAAGGCAATACCCACAGAGTTGCTGGAACCTA TGCTTACATGTCTCCTGAGTACGCAATGCATGGTCAATACTCTATGAAATCTGACATTTACAGCTTCGGAGTATTAGTTCTTGAGATTATAAGCGGCAAGAAAAATAGTGGCGTTTACAAGATGGATGAAACTAGTACTTGTGGAAATTTGGTCACTTAT gcTTGGAGGCTTTGGAGGAAGGGGTCACCATTAGAGCTGGTGAATCCTGCAATTGGAAGAAACTATCAGGGTAATGAAGTCACTAGATGCATCCATATTGCACTCTTATGTGTTCAAGATAATCCAAATGACCGTCCAATGTTATCAACTATCATCTTAATGCTCGCTAGCAACACAGTTACTTTACCAGTGCCTCAATTACCGGGTTTTTTCACAAGAAGCATGCACAGACTAGATCCTTTATCAGATGAATTAGTAGTGTCGAGTCAGTCAACTAACAAAACTTTTCCTCATTAG